From one Phycisphaerae bacterium genomic stretch:
- a CDS encoding DUF72 domain-containing protein yields the protein MPSTGTLRVGTSGYQYDHWKGRLYPEEAPKSRWLDIYAETFGTVEINNTFYNLPRPSTFDAWRGKLPQGFCMALKFSRYGTHLKHLKDPDEYVERFVSRAERLGRHLGPILVQLPPQWHLDRKRLAGFLEAIPRRVRWSIEFRDASWFTRDVYRVLERHRVALCIHDMLPDNPLEFTTNWTYLRFHGPRNRRKFAGSYPYQRLVASAKRVRTWLKRGRDVYVYFNNDERGHAVNNARDFIGYVDNQ from the coding sequence ATGCCTTCTACCGGAACACTACGCGTCGGAACCTCGGGCTACCAGTATGACCACTGGAAGGGGCGTCTCTATCCCGAGGAAGCACCAAAGTCACGCTGGCTCGATATCTATGCGGAAACGTTCGGTACGGTCGAGATTAACAACACGTTTTACAACTTGCCCCGTCCGAGCACGTTCGACGCGTGGCGGGGCAAGTTACCGCAAGGGTTTTGCATGGCGCTCAAATTCAGCCGCTACGGTACACACCTGAAACATCTGAAAGATCCTGATGAGTATGTGGAGCGATTCGTATCGCGCGCCGAACGGCTCGGACGCCATCTCGGCCCCATCCTGGTTCAGCTTCCCCCGCAATGGCATCTGGATCGCAAGCGATTGGCCGGCTTCCTCGAAGCAATTCCGCGCAGAGTGCGCTGGTCCATCGAGTTCCGCGATGCGTCCTGGTTTACCCGTGATGTCTACAGAGTGCTTGAGCGCCATCGCGTTGCCCTTTGTATTCATGACATGCTTCCAGACAACCCCCTCGAGTTTACTACGAACTGGACATACCTGCGATTTCACGGACCGAGGAACCGCCGTAAATTCGCCGGTAGTTATCCGTATCAGAGGCTTGTCGCCTCAGCCAAGCGCGTGCGGACCTGGCTGAAGCGGGGGCGTGACGTCTATGTCTATTTCAATAATGACGAGAGGGGGCATGCGGTCAACAACGCTCGGGATTTCATCGGTTACGTCGACAATCAGTGA